The Acidobacteriota bacterium genomic sequence CACCGGGACGCCGCGCGCCGACAGCAGGGCGAGCTGCTTGCTCTGGTTGTTCTTGAGCGTGGTCGGTCGCTCCAGCGTGTACAAGTGGTACTCGAACAGCTCTTCCTGGGCGAAACCGGGCGCCGCCGCCTTCTCCCGGTCCATCGGCGAAGCCTGGAACCGCGTTCCCCGAAGCCTCCGCACGTTCCCGGCGACGAGCTTGAGCAGCGCGTTCTCGAAACCGGCCCCGGACCGGTTCGAAACCGTCACCCAGCCGTTGAGATCGAGCTTCGTGTCCTCCTCGGCGAGCACCGCGACGTAGTCGGCCTGCCAGCTCACGCCGCCGGTGAGGTAGGACACCTCCACCCGCGAGCGGCCCTTCCGGGTCACGTCCACGGTCCACACCAGCGTCGGGCGCGACACGAGGTCCTCGGGCACGCTCGGGAGCGTCACCTGACCGCTCTGGAACAGGAGGACTCGGTCCCCCACCCGGTAGACGGGGCCGCCGTTGACCGAGAGCAGCACGGCGGGAACGCGCCGTTCCTCGAGATCGGATCCCCTCAAGACGACCTCGACCTCCTTGCCGACGTACTTTTCCATCAGCTTCTGCGGCGAGATGAGGTCGTACTCGTAGTTCTGCTCCAGGAGATCGAACCGGCCCGTTCCCCCGGCGGCCTGGAGATGGACCGTGCGCGGATCGATCGCCGACGGAACGTCCATGAACCTCAGGGTGCCGACGCCGACCCGCGGAAGCTCGATCTTCCGGACCTCGCGGACGAGCGCCAGGTCGTCGTTGTAGGCCGTCACCGCCACCGATTCGCG encodes the following:
- a CDS encoding DUF4139 domain-containing protein, with the translated sequence MVHRRPAAPGAAGGTTMRSRWTAVGCALAGVASAVAQVELPDSAASARESVAVTAYNDDLALVREVRKIELPRVGVGTLRFMDVPSAIDPRTVHLQAAGGTGRFDLLEQNYEYDLISPQKLMEKYVGKEVEVVLRGSDLEERRVPAVLLSVNGGPVYRVGDRVLLFQSGQVTLPSVPEDLVSRPTLVWTVDVTRKGRSRVEVSYLTGGVSWQADYVAVLAEEDTKLDLNGWVTVSNRSGAGFENALLKLVAGNVRRLRGTRFQASPMDREKAAAPGFAQEELFEYHLYTLERPTTLKNNQSKQLALLSARGVPVKKRLVLTGRAGWYRSEIGTLTQPERPEVVLEFRNDAAHGLGMPLPKGTVRVYERDSSGAEQFVGEDAIDHTPAGETIRLSVGRAFDVVAERTQTDYRVLGRREAESAFRVAVRNHKDRAVTITVREPVGGDWRLVSSSHPGRKLDAGTLEFELEVPAHGETILTYRVAVRW